The Ficedula albicollis isolate OC2 chromosome 24, FicAlb1.5, whole genome shotgun sequence genome contains a region encoding:
- the FEZ1 gene encoding fasciculation and elongation protein zeta-1, which yields GSPDRSLEEEFEEGPAGEGGSPQRPADPALAELESFSAEMMSFKSMEDLVQEFDEKLTVCFRNYDAATEGLAPVRGRLQAQEEEERLQDEEVWDALTDGFAPRSSPRPWQLPGTEPLHGSDPQLGGKEEEEEEEEELTERSEQDSGINEEPLLTAEQVIEELEELMQSSPDPEADPEGEEEEEEEEDEEEEEESKADAEGKGGGTEPIVLQELHAFSPALNNNCSHEGMASKAQASHFLGTIPTKLDNWAELVAQLARRDELAFEKEVKTAFIGALLAVQGEQREQREAARRRRRDKGLSLQGTKGSERGGRRERFSMEGISSILHSGLRQTFGPTTNEKQYLNTVIPYEKKGSPPSVEDLQMLTNILFAMKEGNEKVPTLLTDYILKVLCPT from the exons GGGTCCCCAGATCGGAGCCTGGAGGAGGAGTTCGAGGAGGGGCCGGCGGGCGAGGGGGGGTCCCCGCAGCGCCCCGCCGACCCGGCGCTGGCCGAGCTGGAGAGCTTCTCTGCTGAGATGATGAGCTTCAAGTCCATGGAGGACCTGGTGCAGGAGTTCGACGAGAAGCTCACCGTGTGCTTCCGCAACTACGACGCCGCCACCGAGGGGCTGGCGCCCGTGCGGGGCCGGCTGCAGGcgcaggaggaggaggagcgcCTGCAGGATGAGGA ggtcTGGGACGCTCTGACCGATGGCTTTGCCCCCCGGAGCTCCCCCCggccctggcagctccccgGGACTGAGCCCCTCCATGGCAGCGACCCCCAG ctcggtgggaaggaggaggaggaggaggaggaggaggagctcaCTGAGAGGAGTGAGCAGGACTCTGGGATCAACGAGGAGCCGCTGCTGACAGCTGAGCAG GTCATcgaggagctggaggagctcatGCAGAGCTCACCTGACCCCGAGGCTGACCCcgagggggaggaggaagaggaggaggaggaagatgaggaggaggaggaggaaagcaagGCTGATGCTGAAGGCAAAGGTGGTGGCACGGAGCCCATcgtgctgcaggagctgcatgCTTTCTCCCCTGCCCTCAACAACAACTGCTCCCACGAAGGTATGGCCAGCAAAGCCCAGGCCAGTCACTTTTTGGGGACAATTCCAACCAAATTGGACAACT gggcggagctGGTGGCGCAGCTGGCGCGGCGGGACGAGCTGGCCTTCGAGAAGGAGGTGAAGACAGCGTTCATCGGGGCGCTGCTGGCCGTGCAGGGCGAGCAGCGGGAGCAGAGAGAGGCCGCCCGGCGCCGCCGCAGGGACaaggggctgagcctgcaggGCACAAAGGGCTCCGAgcgcg GGGGACGAAGGGAG CGCTTCAGCATGGAGGGCATCTCCAGCATCCTGCACTCCGGCCTGCGCCAGACTTTTGGTCCCACCACCAACGAGAAGCAG taccTGAACACGGTGATCCCCTATGAGAAGAAGGGCTCACCCCCCTCTGTTGAGGACCTGCAGATGCTCACCAACA TCCTGTTTGCCATGAAGGAGGGCAATGAGAAGGTGCCCACTCTGCTCACGGATTACATCCTCAAAG tgctctgcccGACCTGA
- the PKNOX2 gene encoding homeobox protein PKNOX2, with protein MEIRLRSLNQALEIIGTSRRETLGVKRNLWALWVVSFLLCRHPLFPLLTLLFEKCEQATQGSECITSASFDVDIENFVHQQEQEHKPFFSDDPELDNLMVKAIQVLRIHLLELEKVNELCKDFCNRYITCLKTKMHSDNLLRNDLGGPYSPNPSSISLHPQEMLQSSPAALPPASNPPAGIVVPAAALPPAGLAMATASSSPAGPGGALYQPVTMVTSQGQVLAQAITPGALQIPSAQVNLDLTSLLDGEDKKSKNKRGVLPKHATNIMRSWLFQHLMHPYPTEDEKRQIAAQTNLTLLQVNNWFINARRRILQPMLDASNPDPAPKAKKIKSQHRPTQRFWPNSIAAGVLQQQGGNAGTNPDGSLSMDNLQPLSSATATMAMQQAMLAAHDDSLDGTEEEEEDEEDEDEMEEEEEEEEELEEEPGGLPAAPGTDLGLDHSDSLE; from the exons CATTATGGGttgtctcctttctcctctgcaggcACCCGCTCTTCCCCCTGCTGACGTTGCTCTTTGAGAAGTGTGAGCAGGCCACGCAGGGCTCCGAGTGCATCACCTCGGCCAGCTTCGATGTGGACATTGAGAACTTTGTccaccagcaggagcaggagcacaagCCCTTCTTCAGCGACGACCCCGAGCTGGACAACCTG ATGGTGAAGGCGATCCAGGTGCTGCGCATCcacctgctggagctggagaaggtcAATGAGTTGTGCAAGGACTTTTGCAACCGTTACATCACCTGCCTAAAAACCAAGATGCACAGTGACAACCTACTCAGGAATGACCTGGGGGGGCCCTACTCCCCCAACCCCTCCTCCATCAGCCTCCACCCCCAG gagatgctgcagagctccccagcaGCGCTGCCCCCGGCCTCCAACCCCCCTGCGGGCATCGTGGTGCCCGCGGCCGCGCTGCCCCCGGCCGGCCTGGCCATGGCCACCGCCAGCAGCTCACCTGCCGGCCCAG GTGGAGCCTTGTACCAGCCTGTGACCATGGTGACGTCGCAGGGCCAGGTGCTCGCCCAAGCCATCACCCCTGGGGCCCTGCAGATCCCCAGTGCCCAG GTGAACCTGGATCTCACCTCCCTCCTCGATGGTGAGGACAAGAAGTCCAAGAACAAGAGGGGAGTCCTGCCCAAGCACGCCACCAACATCATGCGCTCGTGGCTCTTCCAGCACCTCATG caccCCTACCCCACAGAGGATGAGAAGAGGCAAATTGCTGCCCAAACCAACCTGACCCTCTTGCAAGTCAACAACTG GTTCATCAACGCCCGGCGGCGCATCCTGCAGCCCATGCTGGACGCCAGCAACCCGGACCCAGCCCCCAAAGCCAAGAAAATCAAATCCCAGCACCGGCCCACGCAGAGGTTCTGGCCCAACTCCATCGCTGCCGGcgtcctgcagcagcaggggggcAATGCAGGGACAAATCCTGATG GCTCGCTCAGCATGGACaacctccagcccctctcctcagCCACTGCCACCATGGCCATGCAGCAGGCAATGCTGGCAGCACATGATGACTCCCTGGATGGcactgaggaagaggaggaggatgaggaggacgAGGAtgagatggaggaggaggaggaagaggaggaagagctggaggaagagcCTGGTGgcctcccagcagcacctggcactgaCCTTGGTTTGGACCACAGTGACTCACTGGAATAG